From a region of the Pukyongiella litopenaei genome:
- a CDS encoding SPFH domain-containing protein translates to MTEELILDLISANLLYILGAILLVIIVVKGIRIVPQSEKHVVERFGRLHSVLSPGINFIVPLLDVVAHQISILERQLPTASQDAITRDNVLVQVDSSVFYRIIEPEKTVYRIRDVDAAISTTVAGIVRAEIGKMDLDDVQANRAQLIDTIKSSVEDAVDNWGIEVTRAEILDVNLDQATRDAMLQQLNAERARRAQVTEAEGRKRAVELAADGELYAAEQTAKARRIQADAEAYATGVVAQAIKDNGLEAAQYQVALKQVEALNALGAGEGKQTVILPANALEAFGDAFRMLKGGRG, encoded by the coding sequence ATGACCGAGGAACTGATACTCGACCTGATTTCGGCCAATCTGCTCTACATCCTCGGAGCGATCCTGCTGGTGATCATCGTCGTCAAGGGCATCCGGATCGTGCCGCAATCGGAAAAGCATGTGGTCGAACGGTTCGGACGACTGCATTCGGTGCTCAGCCCCGGCATCAACTTCATCGTGCCGTTGCTCGACGTGGTGGCGCACCAGATTTCCATCCTGGAGCGCCAGCTGCCCACCGCCAGCCAGGACGCGATCACCCGCGACAACGTGCTGGTGCAGGTGGATTCGTCGGTCTTCTACCGGATCATCGAACCGGAAAAGACCGTCTACCGGATCCGCGACGTGGATGCGGCCATCTCGACCACGGTGGCCGGGATCGTGCGGGCCGAGATCGGCAAGATGGACCTCGACGACGTGCAGGCCAACCGGGCGCAGCTGATCGACACCATCAAGTCCAGCGTCGAGGATGCCGTGGACAACTGGGGGATCGAGGTCACGCGCGCCGAGATCCTCGACGTGAATCTCGACCAGGCCACCCGCGATGCGATGCTGCAGCAGCTCAACGCCGAACGCGCCCGCCGCGCCCAGGTGACCGAGGCCGAGGGGCGCAAGCGCGCCGTCGAACTGGCCGCGGATGGCGAACTCTACGCCGCCGAACAGACCGCCAAGGCGCGGCGCATCCAGGCCGATGCCGAGGCCTATGCCACCGGCGTGGTCGCCCAGGCGATCAAGGATAACGGGCTGGAGGCGGCGCAATACCAGGTCGCCCTGAAACAGGTCGAGGCGCTGAACGCGCTGGGGGCCGGCGAAGGCAAGCAGACCGTGATCCTGCCCGCCAACGCGCTCGAAGCTTTTGGCGATGCGTTCCGGATGCTGAAAGGGGGCCGCGGATGA
- a CDS encoding NfeD family protein — translation MSDPIWSLWWAWGAAALILGILEMLVPGFVFLGFAIGALAVSLLLLNTGLTLGLPALLLIFAVLSLVAWLVLRRIFALPKGQVKRFHDDING, via the coding sequence ATGAGCGACCCGATCTGGTCACTCTGGTGGGCCTGGGGGGCTGCCGCGCTGATCCTGGGCATACTCGAGATGCTGGTGCCCGGTTTCGTGTTCCTCGGCTTTGCCATCGGCGCGCTGGCGGTATCGCTGCTGCTGCTGAACACCGGGCTGACCCTCGGCCTGCCGGCGCTGCTGCTGATCTTCGCGGTGCTGTCGCTGGTGGCGTGGCTGGTCCTGCGCCGGATATTTGCGCTGCCCAAGGGGCAGGTCAAACGGTTTCACGACGACATCAACGGGTGA
- a CDS encoding SUF system Fe-S cluster assembly protein, which yields MTHAPEPLEGAPLIAPSSTDHPLYEQVVEACRTVYDPEIPVNIYELGLVYTIDISSENEVRVVMTLTAPGCPVAGEMPGWLADAIEPIPGIKQVDVDLTWEPPWGMEMMSDEARLELGFM from the coding sequence ATGACTCATGCCCCCGAACCGCTGGAAGGTGCGCCGCTGATTGCGCCGTCAAGCACTGACCACCCGCTCTATGAACAGGTGGTCGAAGCCTGCCGCACCGTCTATGACCCGGAGATCCCGGTCAATATCTACGAACTCGGACTGGTCTATACCATCGACATCTCGTCCGAGAACGAGGTGCGCGTGGTGATGACCCTGACCGCGCCGGGATGTCCGGTCGCGGGCGAGATGCCGGGCTGGCTGGCCGACGCGATCGAACCCATCCCCGGTATCAAGCAGGTGGATGTGGACCTGACCTGGGAACCGCCCTGGGGCATGGAAATGATGTCCGACGAGGCCCGGCTCGAACTCGGGTTCATGTAG
- a CDS encoding HesB/IscA family protein, with protein MFGIPGKQAVTLTPRAAAQIVRLMDREGHSGLRIGVKKGGCAGMEYTMDYVTDMDPNDEVVEQDGARVLIAPMAQMFLFGTEIDYETGLLESGFRFNNPNVAEACGCGESIKFNEPAEKPS; from the coding sequence ATGTTCGGCATTCCAGGCAAGCAGGCCGTGACCCTGACGCCCCGCGCGGCGGCGCAGATCGTCAGGCTGATGGACCGCGAGGGCCATTCGGGCCTGCGCATCGGCGTCAAGAAAGGCGGCTGCGCGGGCATGGAATACACCATGGACTATGTCACCGACATGGATCCCAATGACGAGGTGGTGGAACAGGACGGCGCCCGGGTGCTGATCGCGCCGATGGCGCAGATGTTCCTGTTCGGCACCGAGATCGACTATGAAACCGGGCTGCTGGAATCGGGGTTCCGGTTCAACAACCCCAACGTGGCCGAAGCCTGCGGCTGCGGCGAATCGATCAAGTTCAACGAACCGGCCGAGAAACCGTCCTGA
- the tpiA gene encoding triose-phosphate isomerase, producing MRRKLAAGNWKMNGTGAALAELEALAQTIGTPGCDVLICPPATLLHRAARAAQGSAIAIGGQDCHAAASGAHTGDVSAAMLADTGASHVILGHSERRADHGETDAQVRLKAQAAIAAGLTAIVCVGETLAQRDAGDTLAVIGAQLAGSVPDAVTGATLVIAYEPVWAIGTGKVPTLAQIGEVHGFIRAQLTDRFGMQTGAAVRLLYGGSVKPANAGEIFAVGDVDGALVGGASLKAADFAPIVAALAASRAHP from the coding sequence ATGCGGCGGAAACTGGCGGCAGGCAACTGGAAGATGAACGGCACCGGCGCGGCGCTGGCGGAACTTGAGGCGCTGGCGCAGACCATCGGCACCCCCGGCTGCGACGTGCTGATCTGCCCGCCCGCCACGCTGCTGCATCGGGCGGCCCGGGCGGCGCAGGGGTCGGCCATCGCCATCGGCGGACAGGATTGCCACGCCGCCGCCAGCGGCGCCCATACTGGCGATGTCAGCGCCGCGATGCTGGCGGATACCGGCGCCTCCCATGTGATCCTCGGCCATTCCGAGCGCCGCGCCGACCACGGCGAGACCGACGCGCAGGTGCGTCTCAAGGCGCAGGCGGCGATCGCGGCCGGGCTGACCGCCATCGTCTGCGTCGGTGAAACCCTGGCACAGCGCGATGCGGGCGACACGCTCGCGGTGATCGGCGCGCAACTGGCCGGGTCGGTGCCCGATGCGGTCACCGGCGCCACGCTCGTGATCGCCTATGAACCGGTCTGGGCGATCGGAACCGGCAAGGTGCCGACGCTGGCGCAGATCGGCGAGGTTCACGGCTTCATCCGGGCGCAATTGACGGACCGGTTCGGGATGCAGACCGGCGCGGCGGTGCGGCTGCTCTATGGCGGATCGGTCAAGCCCGCGAATGCCGGCGAGATCTTTGCCGTGGGAGACGTCGACGGCGCACTGGTCGGCGGCGCGAGCCTCAAGGCCGCCGATTTCGCCCCCATCGTCGCCGCGCTGGCCGCCTCCCGGGCACACCCGTGA
- a CDS encoding TRAP transporter large permease: MDVVLLFAMVIGLLLIGVPIAVALGLSSTIFLLLYSDSSLASVASTLFEAFEGHFTLLAIPFFILASSFMTTGGVARRIIRFSIACVGHLPGGLAIAGVFACMLFAALSGSSPATVVAIGSIVIAGMRQVGYSRDFAAGVICNAGTLGILIPPSIVMVVYAAAVEVSVGRMFLAGVIPGVLAGLMLMVTIYVMAKVRNLPKGDWLGWGEVITSAREAGWGLFLIVIILGGIYGGIFTPTEAAAVAAVYAFLIASFVYRDMGPLADGNGSLFSRPWALVTAFFHADTKHTLFEAGKLTVTLLFVIANALILKHVLTDEQVPQHIAGAMLSAGFGPVMFLVVVNVILLIGGQFMEPSGLLVIVAPLVFPIAMELGIDPIHLGIIMVVNMEIGMITPPVGLNLFVTSGVAGMPMMGVVRAALPFLAVLFVFLIMVTYIPWLSTVLPNTFMGPEIITN, translated from the coding sequence ATGGACGTGGTGCTTCTCTTTGCCATGGTGATCGGCCTGCTGCTGATCGGGGTGCCGATCGCCGTTGCGCTGGGGCTGTCATCGACCATCTTCCTGCTGCTCTATTCGGACAGTTCGCTGGCCTCGGTCGCAAGCACGCTGTTCGAGGCGTTCGAAGGCCATTTCACGCTGCTGGCGATCCCGTTCTTTATTCTCGCATCGAGCTTCATGACCACCGGCGGGGTGGCGCGGCGGATCATCCGGTTCTCCATCGCCTGCGTCGGGCACCTACCGGGCGGCCTCGCCATTGCCGGGGTGTTTGCCTGCATGCTGTTCGCGGCGCTGTCGGGGTCGAGCCCGGCCACCGTGGTGGCCATCGGCTCCATCGTCATCGCCGGGATGCGGCAGGTGGGATATTCGCGCGACTTCGCCGCTGGCGTGATCTGCAACGCGGGGACGCTGGGCATCCTGATCCCGCCCTCGATCGTGATGGTGGTCTACGCGGCCGCGGTCGAGGTGTCGGTGGGCCGGATGTTCCTGGCCGGTGTGATACCGGGGGTCCTGGCCGGGCTGATGCTGATGGTCACGATCTATGTCATGGCCAAGGTCAGGAACCTGCCCAAGGGCGACTGGCTGGGCTGGGGTGAGGTCATCACCTCGGCGCGCGAGGCGGGCTGGGGCCTGTTCCTGATCGTGATCATCCTGGGCGGCATCTATGGCGGCATCTTCACGCCCACCGAGGCCGCGGCGGTGGCGGCGGTCTATGCGTTTCTCATCGCCAGCTTTGTCTATCGCGACATGGGGCCGCTGGCGGATGGCAATGGCAGCCTGTTCAGCAGGCCCTGGGCGCTGGTCACCGCCTTTTTCCACGCCGACACGAAACACACGCTGTTCGAGGCCGGCAAGCTGACCGTCACGCTGCTCTTCGTGATCGCCAACGCGCTGATCCTGAAACATGTGCTGACCGACGAACAGGTGCCGCAGCACATCGCGGGCGCAATGTTGTCGGCCGGGTTCGGGCCGGTGATGTTTCTGGTCGTGGTCAACGTGATCCTGCTGATCGGCGGGCAGTTCATGGAGCCGTCGGGCCTGCTGGTGATCGTGGCGCCGCTGGTGTTCCCCATCGCCATGGAACTGGGGATCGATCCGATCCACCTGGGTATCATCATGGTCGTGAACATGGAAATCGGGATGATCACCCCGCCGGTCGGCCTGAACCTCTTTGTCACCTCCGGCGTGGCGGGGATGCCGATGATGGGCGTGGTGCGCGCCGCGCTGCCGTTCCTCGCGGTGCTGTTCGTGTTCCTGATCATGGTGACCTATATTCCGTGGCTGTCCACGGTCCTGCCCAACACCTTCATGGGGCCGGAGATCATCACCAACTAG
- a CDS encoding TRAP transporter small permease, with protein MSGGTTAATGWVDRVEETAIAVILGLMTAITFANVVARFVFNSNILWALELTVFLFAWLVLLGASYAVRKHAHLGVDAILNILAPGPRRLLALVSVAMCLLFSLLMLKGAYDYWAVFADLPPTSGRWFPTGFDTGARSQSFYEVDDIPMWGVLRFLEGAINYGEAYEKLPKVVPYAVLPLSMVLLVLRFAQVAVQIWRGEVDRIVASHEVEDEARDARARQGEHG; from the coding sequence ATGTCGGGTGGGACAACCGCCGCGACCGGATGGGTCGACAGGGTCGAGGAGACCGCGATCGCGGTGATCCTCGGTCTGATGACCGCGATCACGTTTGCCAATGTCGTGGCCCGGTTCGTGTTCAATTCCAACATTCTCTGGGCGCTGGAACTGACCGTGTTCCTGTTCGCCTGGCTGGTGTTGCTGGGCGCGTCCTACGCGGTCAGGAAACACGCGCATCTGGGGGTGGATGCGATCCTGAACATACTCGCCCCCGGACCCCGCCGCCTGCTGGCGCTGGTTTCCGTGGCCATGTGCCTGCTGTTTTCGCTGCTGATGCTCAAGGGCGCCTATGACTACTGGGCGGTGTTCGCCGACCTGCCGCCGACCTCGGGCCGCTGGTTCCCCACCGGGTTCGACACCGGCGCGCGCAGCCAGAGCTTCTACGAGGTCGACGACATCCCGATGTGGGGTGTGCTGCGGTTTCTCGAGGGCGCGATCAACTATGGCGAGGCCTATGAGAAACTGCCCAAAGTGGTGCCCTACGCGGTGTTGCCGCTGTCGATGGTGCTGCTGGTGCTGCGGTTCGCGCAGGTGGCGGTCCAGATCTGGCGCGGCGAGGTCGACCGGATCGTCGCCAGCCACGAGGTCGAGGACGAAGCCCGGGATGCCCGGGCCCGGCAGGGAGAGCATGGCTGA
- a CDS encoding DctP family TRAP transporter solute-binding subunit yields MKFLTTAATALALSVTASAGFAACDDGEIVVKFAHVTNTDKHPKGIAAALLESRVNDEMNGKMCIEVYPNSTLYNDDKVLEAMLQGDVQLAAPSLSKFEKFTKQFRLFDLPFMFKNIEAVDAFQASDAGQAMKDSMQRRGLQGLAFWHNGMKQMSANKPLISPSDANGLKFRVQSSDVLVAQMEAIGGSPQKMAFSEVYGALQQGVVDGQENTWSNIYGKKFFEVQDGITETNHGIIDYLVVTSVDWLDSLDAETRDQFLTILAEVTEARNKESHSVNQSARQAILDAGGTIRELDADQRQAWVDTMKPVWDQFAGDVGQDKIDAAQSINAGM; encoded by the coding sequence ATGAAATTCCTGACCACCGCCGCCACCGCGCTGGCGCTTTCCGTTACCGCCTCCGCCGGTTTCGCCGCCTGCGACGATGGCGAGATCGTCGTCAAGTTCGCGCATGTGACCAACACCGACAAGCACCCCAAGGGCATTGCCGCCGCGTTGCTGGAAAGCCGCGTCAACGACGAGATGAACGGCAAGATGTGCATCGAGGTCTATCCGAACTCGACGCTCTACAACGACGACAAGGTGCTCGAGGCGATGTTGCAGGGCGACGTGCAGCTGGCCGCGCCGTCGCTGTCCAAGTTCGAGAAATTCACCAAGCAGTTCCGCCTGTTCGACCTGCCCTTCATGTTCAAGAACATCGAGGCCGTGGATGCGTTCCAGGCTTCGGATGCCGGGCAGGCGATGAAGGACAGCATGCAGCGCCGGGGGCTGCAGGGGCTGGCGTTCTGGCATAACGGCATGAAACAGATGTCGGCCAACAAGCCGCTGATCTCGCCCTCGGATGCCAACGGGCTGAAATTCCGCGTGCAGTCCTCCGACGTGCTGGTGGCGCAGATGGAAGCCATCGGCGGCAGCCCGCAGAAGATGGCGTTTTCAGAGGTTTACGGCGCGTTGCAGCAGGGCGTGGTGGACGGGCAGGAAAACACCTGGTCCAACATTTACGGCAAGAAGTTCTTCGAGGTGCAGGACGGCATCACCGAGACGAACCACGGCATCATCGACTACCTGGTGGTGACCAGCGTGGACTGGCTCGACAGTCTCGACGCCGAAACGCGTGACCAGTTCCTGACCATTCTTGCCGAGGTGACCGAGGCGCGGAACAAGGAATCCCATTCGGTGAACCAGTCGGCGCGCCAGGCCATTCTCGACGCCGGCGGCACGATCCGCGAACTGGATGCCGATCAGCGCCAGGCCTGGGTCGATACCATGAAACCGGTCTGGGACCAGTTCGCCGGCGATGTCGGCCAGGACAAGATCGACGCCGCCCAGTCGATCAACGCCGGCATGTAA
- a CDS encoding sigma-54-dependent transcriptional regulator produces the protein MTAPPVLLVDDDAAVREALAQTLELADLRPIPAGSFVAAKDHITRDFEGVILSDMRMPGRDGFHLLAYSREIDADLPVVLLTGEGDIPMAVSAMDRGAFDFLEKPCAPDDLLAVLGRALAARKSVLSARAEHARSETGDPAARLIFGTSDRAEAIRARVRLLARTEAEVLISGPPGSGVSKVAEVIHLCSPRARGPFEKRAADGLDRGALDAALQLAGGGTLYLDEITRMPADTQFALVGLLESGTAARVMAGSTADLDAAAINADLYYRLHGLEVRIPSLAERPEDIPVMFRRYVAQASEQAGLTPPEITPEYLAALMAQDWPGNARSLMSAAMRFVLGMPEEATQAAGLGLAEQMARVERSLLAAALGRYNGRAAEAARALKLPRKTFYDKLAKHGIRPDSFRR, from the coding sequence ATGACCGCACCGCCGGTTCTGCTGGTCGACGATGACGCAGCCGTGCGCGAGGCGCTGGCGCAGACGCTGGAACTGGCGGATCTGCGCCCGATCCCGGCGGGCAGTTTCGTGGCGGCCAAGGATCACATCACCCGCGATTTCGAAGGGGTGATCCTGTCGGACATGCGGATGCCCGGCCGCGACGGGTTCCACCTGCTGGCCTATTCCCGCGAGATCGACGCCGACCTGCCGGTGGTGCTGCTGACCGGCGAAGGCGACATACCGATGGCGGTTTCGGCCATGGACCGGGGCGCGTTCGATTTTCTGGAAAAACCCTGCGCGCCGGACGATCTGCTGGCGGTGCTGGGCCGGGCGCTGGCGGCGCGGAAATCGGTGCTGTCCGCGCGCGCGGAACATGCGCGTTCGGAAACCGGCGACCCGGCGGCGCGGCTGATCTTCGGCACCTCCGACCGGGCCGAGGCGATCCGCGCGCGGGTGCGGCTGCTGGCGCGGACCGAGGCCGAGGTGCTGATATCCGGCCCGCCGGGCAGCGGCGTGTCCAAGGTTGCCGAGGTGATCCATCTGTGTTCGCCGCGCGCGCGCGGGCCGTTCGAGAAACGCGCGGCCGACGGGCTCGACCGGGGGGCGCTGGACGCCGCGTTGCAACTGGCCGGCGGCGGCACGCTCTATCTCGACGAGATCACCCGGATGCCCGCCGACACCCAGTTCGCGCTTGTCGGGCTGCTCGAATCCGGCACGGCGGCGCGGGTGATGGCCGGGTCCACCGCCGATCTGGATGCCGCCGCGATCAACGCCGATCTCTATTATCGCCTGCACGGGCTGGAGGTGCGTATCCCCTCGCTGGCCGAGCGGCCCGAGGATATTCCGGTGATGTTTCGCCGCTATGTGGCGCAGGCCAGCGAACAGGCCGGGCTGACCCCGCCCGAGATCACGCCGGAATACCTAGCGGCGCTGATGGCGCAGGACTGGCCCGGCAATGCACGATCGCTGATGTCGGCGGCGATGCGGTTCGTTCTGGGCATGCCCGAAGAGGCGACGCAGGCGGCCGGGCTGGGACTGGCCGAACAGATGGCACGGGTGGAGCGGTCCTTGCTCGCCGCGGCGCTGGGCCGCTACAATGGCCGTGCCGCCGAAGCGGCCAGGGCGCTGAAACTGCCGCGCAAGACCTTCTACGACAAGCTGGCAAAGCACGGGATCCGGCCCGATTCGTTCCGGCGCTGA
- a CDS encoding sensor histidine kinase, producing MSHPRLQRHLIVPVFLLAVAALSAVVWRYGYLQALGQLSRRGDSDLALASDRLSAQLQVYRELAVLMADHPALSGLRITGELAGERDKARAVLLEVADKTGALDIFFADGAGRVVVSSTGNSNGLAGDDPAVRRAMQGALGSDHRFRAGDNRRIYTHAAPVFAETGKVRGALAVVSDVEQIETDWRGDRPAVFFTDDTGEVFLTNRSELLFWTRRGDGVGLAPRDGPAPSFAAGQTGPHEIWRLDWGPYVPRRALHLARDLPVIGLRGEALVDTAPARRLAGLQAAAVAAICLAFGALLFLAMERRRALAEANSELERRVARRTSALSAANTALRREVAEREEAEAALKRAQDDLVQAGKLSALGQMSAGISHELNQPLMAIRSFAENGALYLERGRGDKAADNLSRISDMVRRMGRIIRNLRAFSRQESEPAGRVDVVAVVDSAIELAGARLRRDGIELRFERPSAPIWVRGGEVRLGQVFVNLIANAADAMTGARVRRLDISITPAPGPAVRFRDSGPGLDAPDKVFEPFYSTKEVGASEGMGLGLSISYGIIQSFGGDIRGGNAPGGGAEFTVRLEPWVEEVAA from the coding sequence ATGAGCCACCCCCGTTTGCAACGCCACCTGATCGTGCCGGTGTTCCTGTTGGCGGTTGCCGCCCTGTCCGCCGTGGTCTGGCGATACGGGTATCTGCAGGCGCTGGGCCAGCTGTCGCGTCGCGGGGATTCGGATCTGGCATTGGCCAGCGACCGGCTGAGCGCGCAGTTGCAGGTCTATCGCGAACTGGCGGTGCTGATGGCGGATCACCCGGCCCTGTCCGGGCTGCGGATCACCGGAGAACTGGCCGGGGAACGAGACAAGGCGCGGGCGGTTCTGCTGGAGGTGGCCGACAAGACCGGTGCGCTCGACATCTTCTTTGCCGATGGTGCGGGCCGCGTGGTCGTGTCGTCGACCGGAAACAGCAACGGCCTCGCGGGGGACGACCCGGCCGTGCGCCGGGCGATGCAGGGGGCGCTGGGCAGCGACCACAGGTTCCGCGCCGGCGACAACCGCCGGATCTATACCCATGCCGCGCCGGTCTTTGCCGAAACCGGCAAGGTGCGCGGGGCGCTGGCCGTGGTGTCGGATGTCGAGCAGATCGAAACCGACTGGCGCGGCGACCGGCCGGCGGTGTTCTTCACCGATGATACGGGCGAGGTGTTTCTGACCAACCGATCCGAATTGCTGTTCTGGACCCGGCGCGGCGACGGGGTCGGTCTTGCCCCGCGCGACGGACCAGCGCCGTCCTTTGCCGCCGGTCAGACCGGCCCGCACGAGATCTGGCGCCTCGACTGGGGGCCGTATGTGCCGCGCCGCGCGCTGCACCTGGCGCGTGACCTGCCGGTGATCGGCCTGCGCGGCGAGGCGCTGGTCGATACCGCGCCGGCGCGGCGGCTGGCGGGCCTGCAGGCGGCGGCGGTGGCGGCGATCTGCCTGGCCTTCGGGGCGCTGTTGTTCCTGGCCATGGAACGCCGTCGTGCGCTGGCCGAGGCCAATTCCGAACTGGAACGCCGCGTGGCCCGGCGCACCAGCGCGCTGAGCGCGGCCAACACCGCCCTGCGCCGCGAGGTGGCCGAACGCGAAGAGGCCGAGGCCGCGCTGAAGCGCGCGCAGGATGACCTGGTGCAGGCGGGCAAGCTGTCGGCGCTCGGGCAGATGAGCGCCGGTATCAGTCACGAACTGAACCAGCCGCTGATGGCGATCCGGTCCTTTGCCGAAAACGGCGCGCTCTACCTGGAGCGCGGGCGCGGCGACAAGGCGGCGGACAACCTGTCGCGCATTTCCGACATGGTCCGGCGCATGGGGCGGATCATCCGCAACCTGCGCGCCTTTTCGCGGCAGGAAAGCGAACCGGCGGGCCGGGTCGACGTGGTGGCGGTGGTGGACAGCGCCATCGAACTGGCCGGCGCACGGCTGCGCCGTGACGGGATCGAATTGCGGTTCGAGCGCCCGTCCGCGCCGATCTGGGTGCGCGGCGGCGAGGTGCGGCTGGGCCAGGTCTTTGTCAACCTGATCGCCAATGCCGCCGATGCCATGACCGGCGCCCGGGTGCGGCGGCTGGACATCTCGATCACCCCTGCGCCCGGTCCCGCCGTGCGGTTTAGGGACAGCGGGCCGGGGCTGGATGCGCCGGACAAGGTGTTCGAACCCTTCTACAGCACCAAGGAGGTCGGCGCCTCCGAGGGCATGGGGCTGGGCCTGTCGATATCCTACGGGATCATCCAGAGCTTTGGCGGGGACATCCGCGGCGGCAATGCGCCGGGTGGCGGGGCCGAGTTTACCGTGCGGCTGGAACCCTGGGTCGAGGAGGTGGCCGCATGA
- a CDS encoding Lrp/AsnC family transcriptional regulator gives MSVRIDATDRKILIELQRDASQSLDEIARQVGSSKTPVWNRIRKMREAGVIGRQTVELDAQALGFEACFFVLIRTSEHEADWQAAFLRALKERPEVQEAHRLAGDIDYILKVRVKNARAYDAFYQALISEVRVYNVTALLSMEEIKSTGALPLEA, from the coding sequence ATGTCAGTGCGGATAGATGCAACCGACCGGAAAATCCTGATCGAACTGCAACGGGATGCCAGCCAGTCGCTCGATGAAATCGCGCGGCAGGTGGGGTCGTCGAAGACCCCGGTCTGGAACCGGATTCGCAAGATGCGCGAGGCCGGCGTGATCGGCCGGCAAACGGTGGAACTGGATGCCCAGGCCCTGGGTTTCGAGGCGTGTTTCTTTGTGCTGATCCGCACATCGGAACATGAGGCCGACTGGCAGGCGGCGTTCCTGCGGGCGCTGAAGGAACGCCCCGAGGTGCAGGAGGCGCACCGGCTGGCAGGCGATATCGACTATATCCTCAAGGTGCGGGTGAAGAACGCCCGCGCCTATGACGCGTTCTACCAGGCGCTGATTTCCGAGGTGCGCGTCTATAACGTGACCGCCCTGCTGTCGATGGAAGAGATCAAGTCCACCGGCGCGTTGCCGCTGGAGGCATGA
- the cobA gene encoding uroporphyrinogen-III C-methyltransferase, which translates to MPSHRQMPPGPHPVAFVGAGPGDPGLLTLNALHALQRAEVILHDRLASPAVLALANPDAQLIETGKTGFAPSTPQGDINTLIVAHARRGMRVVRLKSGDPAIFSRLDEEIAACDAAGLPWTILPGITAASAAAAALGQSLTRRDRNSALRLLTGHDVNGFAEQDWVALARPGTVAAIYMGKKTARFLQGRLLMHGADPATPVTVVENASRPGQRIVATALATLPADLDAAALGGPAITMLGLAPRKAVAALPELQKERA; encoded by the coding sequence ATGCCCAGCCACCGCCAGATGCCCCCCGGCCCGCACCCCGTCGCCTTTGTCGGGGCAGGTCCCGGCGATCCCGGCCTGCTGACGCTGAACGCCCTGCACGCGCTGCAACGCGCCGAGGTGATCCTGCATGACCGCCTGGCCAGCCCCGCGGTGCTGGCATTGGCAAACCCCGACGCGCAGCTGATCGAAACCGGCAAGACCGGGTTCGCGCCCTCGACCCCGCAGGGCGACATCAACACGCTGATCGTCGCGCACGCCCGCCGGGGCATGCGGGTGGTGCGCCTGAAATCTGGTGACCCGGCAATCTTTAGCCGCCTCGACGAAGAGATCGCGGCCTGCGACGCGGCCGGGCTGCCCTGGACGATCCTGCCCGGCATTACCGCCGCCTCGGCCGCGGCCGCCGCCCTCGGGCAGAGCCTGACCAGACGCGACCGCAACAGCGCCCTGCGCCTGCTGACCGGCCACGATGTGAACGGCTTTGCCGAACAGGACTGGGTCGCGCTGGCGCGCCCCGGCACGGTGGCCGCGATCTATATGGGCAAGAAAACCGCCCGGTTCCTGCAGGGCCGGCTGCTGATGCACGGCGCCGACCCCGCGACCCCGGTCACGGTGGTGGAAAACGCCTCGCGCCCCGGACAGCGTATCGTCGCCACTGCGCTTGCCACCCTGCCCGCCGATCTCGACGCCGCCGCGCTGGGCGGCCCCGCCATCACCATGCTGGGCCTTGCTCCGCGCAAGGCCGTCGCCGCCCTACCCGAACTGCAAAAGGAACGCGCCTGA
- a CDS encoding DUF2849 domain-containing protein, with the protein MPRPFTPKVVTASALIEGDVIYLTADDTWSRDLSRAEIITDEAHAQLRLLHAERQANELVGAYLADVAPGAGGPQPTHFREDFRRRGPSNYPHGKQEAV; encoded by the coding sequence ATGCCCCGTCCGTTCACCCCCAAGGTTGTCACCGCAAGCGCGCTGATCGAAGGCGACGTGATCTATCTGACCGCCGACGACACCTGGTCGCGCGACCTGTCCAGGGCCGAGATCATCACCGACGAGGCCCATGCCCAGCTGCGCCTGCTGCATGCCGAACGCCAGGCCAACGAACTCGTCGGCGCCTACCTGGCCGATGTCGCCCCCGGCGCGGGCGGCCCGCAGCCGACCCATTTCCGCGAGGATTTCCGCCGCCGGGGGCCCTCCAACTATCCCCATGGCAAGCAGGAGGCCGTCTGA